Proteins encoded in a region of the Frondihabitans sp. 762G35 genome:
- a CDS encoding exodeoxyribonuclease III — translation MRVATWNVNSIRARAGRVVDWLVREDVDVLGMQEIKCKPEQFPFDVFQEAGYDIELHGLSQWNGVAFASRLTMEEVEITFPSQPGFAKGVDPQDAPKEARAIGVTVDGVRLWSLYVPNGRELDDPHYAYKLDWLARLRDETAQWLRDRPDQPLALMGDWNVAPLDTDVWDPAVFEGHTHTSTPEREAFAAFESAGLTDVVRPRIPEGYTYWDYKQLRFPRNEGMRIDFILGSGPFADLVTSARIDRDERKGDAPSDHVPVVVDLALEVSDDDDRPMIF, via the coding sequence ATGCGTGTAGCGACCTGGAACGTCAACTCCATCCGTGCCCGAGCCGGCCGCGTCGTCGACTGGCTCGTGCGCGAGGACGTCGACGTGCTCGGCATGCAGGAGATCAAGTGCAAGCCCGAGCAGTTCCCCTTCGACGTCTTCCAGGAGGCGGGCTACGACATCGAGCTCCACGGTCTGAGCCAGTGGAACGGCGTCGCCTTCGCGAGCCGCCTCACGATGGAGGAGGTCGAGATCACCTTCCCGAGCCAGCCCGGCTTCGCCAAGGGCGTCGACCCGCAGGATGCCCCGAAGGAGGCCCGCGCGATCGGCGTGACGGTCGACGGGGTCCGCCTCTGGAGCCTCTACGTCCCGAACGGCCGCGAGCTCGACGACCCGCACTACGCCTACAAGCTCGACTGGCTGGCCCGCCTCCGCGACGAGACGGCGCAGTGGCTGAGAGATCGCCCCGACCAGCCCCTCGCCCTGATGGGCGACTGGAACGTCGCGCCCCTCGACACGGACGTCTGGGATCCTGCGGTGTTCGAGGGGCACACGCACACGAGCACGCCCGAGCGCGAGGCCTTCGCCGCCTTCGAGTCGGCGGGGCTGACGGACGTCGTCCGGCCCCGGATCCCCGAGGGCTACACCTACTGGGACTACAAGCAGCTGCGGTTCCCGCGGAACGAGGGGATGCGGATCGACTTCATCCTGGGCAGCGGGCCGTTCGCCGACCTGGTCACGAGCGCTCGGATCGACCGCGATGAGCGCAAGGGCGACGCCCCCAGCGATCACGTGCCCGTCGTGGTCGATCTGGCCCTCGAGGTCTCCGACGACGACGACAGACCGATGATCTTCTGA
- a CDS encoding AEC family transporter, with product MGGVLVGFGIIGAIILIGYVVGRIDLLGDQGHRPLSQLVFFVLTPCLLFVTISRADVHVLFSRILLVSGAAALVAAAISVVVLRFVLHRSVPETTIGTMGGAYVNANNIGIPVAVYVLGSATFVAPVLLFQLVIATPIILTVMDVTTNREGGRSRWRTVTTPFRNPLLIASLLGVICSVLGIRLPDAVLQPFEIVGAAAVPVVLISFGMSLHGQRPLQAGTGRVDVALATVLKLVVMPLVAWLLGEFVFHFGRQELFVAVVLAGLPSAQNVFNYAQRYGTGVVVARDTVLVTTIAAVPVLVAVAALLA from the coding sequence ATGGGCGGAGTGCTGGTGGGGTTCGGGATCATCGGCGCGATCATCCTGATCGGCTACGTGGTCGGCCGGATCGACCTGCTGGGCGATCAGGGACACCGCCCTCTCAGCCAGCTCGTCTTCTTCGTCCTGACGCCGTGCCTCCTGTTCGTGACGATCTCGAGGGCCGATGTGCACGTGCTCTTCTCGCGCATCCTGCTGGTCTCGGGCGCAGCCGCTCTCGTGGCGGCCGCGATCTCGGTGGTGGTGCTGCGCTTCGTGCTCCACCGATCCGTGCCCGAGACCACCATCGGGACGATGGGCGGCGCCTACGTCAACGCCAACAACATCGGCATCCCCGTGGCCGTCTACGTGCTCGGGAGCGCCACCTTCGTCGCGCCCGTTCTGCTCTTCCAGCTCGTGATCGCCACCCCGATCATCCTGACGGTGATGGACGTGACGACGAATCGCGAGGGGGGCAGGAGTCGCTGGCGCACCGTCACGACGCCGTTCCGGAACCCGCTCCTCATCGCCTCGCTGCTGGGAGTGATCTGCTCGGTGCTGGGGATCCGCCTGCCGGACGCCGTCCTCCAGCCGTTCGAGATCGTCGGAGCGGCGGCGGTGCCGGTCGTGCTCATCTCGTTCGGGATGTCGCTCCACGGGCAGCGGCCGCTGCAGGCGGGGACGGGCCGCGTCGACGTCGCCCTGGCGACGGTGCTCAAGCTCGTGGTGATGCCCCTCGTGGCCTGGCTCCTGGGTGAGTTCGTCTTCCATTTCGGACGGCAGGAGCTGTTCGTCGCGGTCGTCCTCGCCGGCCTGCCGAGCGCGCAGAACGTCTTCAACTACGCCCAGCGCTACGGAACCGGCGTGGTCGTCGCCCGCGACACCGTGCTCGTCACGACGATCGCGGCCGTTCCCGTGCTGGTCGCGGTCGCCGCGCTCCTGGCCTGA